A region of the Ptychodera flava strain L36383 chromosome 22, AS_Pfla_20210202, whole genome shotgun sequence genome:
gctgagatgactcaagattttctctggctaattcacatgctttagagagttttgtacgaaaatctgacacatattgcaaaatattcagacaatcatcatcgtctgataggaatttctctttaacgagcttaagtgggccacggactgtatgtccaatacaagctcaaatgggctaaaaccaagagactcttgaattgactctctaacagcaaagagcagaaaatgaattccttcatcccactgcttctctgtgtcaaaacagtaggtcctaatcatgtttttcaaagttgatgaaatcgctcaagagcaccctgactttctggatgataggcggaggacctatactgtttaatgcctagctgatccattacttgttgaaaaattccagacataaagttggagccttgatcggactggacacatttagggaggccaaatacagtgaaaaatttgactaaagctctcactatagtctttgtctttatgtttctcagtggtatggcttcggggaaccgagttgatgtacacattattgtcagcatgtactcatttcctgatcttgtttttggtaggggcccaacacagtctattagtatcctactaaatggttcttgaaatgcaggaattggttgTAATGgagcctttggaatggtctgatttggctttcctaccactagacatgtgtgacaagtttcacagaaatgtgttacatcctgcgtagcctgagattaggccaataaatcTGTCAAGGATTTTATGATAGGTCTTCCTGACTCctaatgaccagcccagggggtttcatgggcaaGGCACAATATTTCAGGACGATAGAACtctggaaccacaatttgatgttttatagcccaatcatcatcaaccaagacatctgtaGGTCTCCATTtgcgcatgagaataccagactttgtacaATAACAggcagagctatctgaagttttaccttcatcatctaccctgtcaaacaaagacaaaatatctgggtctttgtgttgttctgcaatgagatttgatctagaaaatgtctgactttggtcagcagaagttttgctggaagtttcaaatccacgagggataacggaatgatccgtgtcaaacacctgactgagaaaggtgtcatttaagtcaacatctgtgacattatttttgagagtattttgattctcggaagttttctttgacatggctcgagtaatgtgcacacgaaggaaataaatcgggtatctcttgttcaattggctctggatcctgatctaaactaggattgtCAGTCACAAGTGgtttagtaatgaccttgtccaaagcaaggtcgtttccaagaagaaggtgaatcccttcaaaaggcaaaaaaggccttatacctaaagtcacaggtgcagaaacaaagtccaaagacaaatagacattatttagaggaacaggaatgtagtcattacaatatacccccttaataagaactttagaacctgaaaatgactttctaGAAAACAGCAGGGTATCTGCCATCGacagagactgggaagcccgggtatctcttaaaattatGACAGGGGTAGTAGAAGAAAAATCattagaaagtgatataaaaccatcatgaataaatggttcgaaaatacccataatgctatcttgagaagaattgaccttgacctcattaattggggataagagggatttGTCGGGAACGAACTCTGAGCACAGTAAAAGTATCAAACTATCTGTCAATCATTACGTTAGTATTCACCTCCGGTCACGTGACTAAGAGTTATTAGATTTTAGAACTTTCTAGTGTTCATGGCGTGCAGACGTGCGTTGTCTTGCAGCGCCTCGTTTACTTGCACTGAAACCAGTCAATAAAGCTCACGTTCAAGTTCAACCAGGTTTACGTCTTCCCTCTCTATCCATCTCACGAACCTAATCAACCACATAAACTTTGGTGCCGAGACCACGATTGAATTGGATTAGGATAAGGATAGACATGGCGACTGGACGGGAAGAAGCACCCAAGTTACAGAACGAGGGCAAAACTGCAGCCGCATCAGGAGACCCAGGGCCCACCTCACGAGCATCGTCACAAACGTTCAGGGACGCTCACAGAAGACAAACTGTGAAACTACTTGGGATGGCAGACTCTGCGATTCGTGACGTCGAATCTAGCATCTCTGAGGAAACGAAAAAGGACAAACTGTTGGATTACAAGGAATTATCAACAGTCTACACATGAAGGTTGACTACCTGCAGCGATTGGATGAAAACATACTTACATCGGCAAGACAAGACGAACTCACAAATCTCATCATAGAGGCAGACGACTACCTGCACGATACTcgcgtgcaaattttgaaaagggaaaataCTCTGAAACGGTTATCTACTTCTGAGTCTTCGTCCGCTACGGTAACCCCAGTGACCCAGCGAGGAAAAACAACTCAGCTACCAAAGCTACAACTACCTATTTCGAAGGGGACGTACTCAAATGGATAACATTTCACGATTCGTTCAAGTCAGCAGTCGGCAACGATCCAAACTTGACTGGAGTACAAAAGTTCCAGTATCTCAAAGCACAGCTACGCGAAGAAGCGTTGAAGTCGATCGAAGGACTCTCAATGACAGACGCAAACTACGAAAACGCACTTGATATTCTGATTAAACGGTATGGGCAAAATCATAAGATTATCTACGCACACATGTCAGCTCTTGGGACTTACAGGCACCGAGTAGAGAAATTTCCAGTATGCGAAATTTCTACGATACATTGGAGACGCACGTGCGCGGTCTCAAGGCTCTTGGTAAGAGCGAAGATTCATACGGGGACTTGCTTGTTCCGATCATCATGCGGAAACTACCGGGCGAAACACGTACACAAATTTCGCGCGACCACGAGGATGAGTGGAATTTGTCGGACTTACGAAACGCTATACTCAAGGAAGTCGAAGCATTGGAAGACGGCTCACAGTCTGATTTATTCATGGTTCGGAAACCTACAAATCTCGTGACATTGCATCAACTGCAGCTTTTCATGCTCAAGGGAAAAAAACCCCGCGAAAAACCGAAATGTGCGCTCTGCAATGGAAGTCATTTTCCAACAACTGTGACGTCATAACAGACATTGATAAGCGCAAGCAAATTGTTACACAGAAGAGATTGTGCTTTAATTGCCTCGGCAACCATGTAGTCAAAGTTTGCAAATCCAAGTCGCGCTGTAGAAAGTGTGGTAAGAAGCATCATACGTCGATATGCCACACACCCGTTGAAACGAAATCGACTGATCGTGTACAATTTGCAGGAACTGGCACTGACTATCAGTTTGGTTCAGTGATGTTGAAAACAGCTATCGCAGACGTACGGCATCCATCAAAACCACGCGTACAGACTACagcgacaattttgtttgatgaaggGGCAACACGCTCATTTGTCACACAAGATCTCGCGGACAAAATCGGCGCAGTTACTACGTCTGCAGAGACAATAAATTTAGCTGTATTCGGCGACAAATCACCTCGGTCGAGAACTTTCAAAGTTACTGAAATAAGCGTCATCGCGGAAAACGGGGAAACCATTCCAATGAAAGCTTTGGTCGTACCAAAGATCGCTGCACCGCTACAGAATCAGCTGTCAAGGAAACTCGGCGAGTTAACTCATTTACGCGGACTGAAACTCGCTCACCCGCTTTCGGACTGCCCATCATTCGTCGTAGACATACTCATCGGGGCAGATTTCTACTGGGATTTTGTTGGCGACAAGATAATACGAGGTCCACCCACAGCGGTATCATCAAAGTTAGGCTATCTGCTCTCAGGTCCAGTACCCGGACGCGTGCATGGTCGCAGATCAGATTCTACATTTCTACTTTTGGATTCATCGGATGAACAACAATCATTGCAACGTTTCTGGACATTAGAAACACTCGGTATTACGGACGATCCACAAAGCGTCAAAAATGAACTGACATTCGAAAATTATCGGGACAGTTGTATCACCAGAGAAGGTGATCGATACTCTGCgaagttgccatggaaacaggaCCATGCTCCTCTCCCAACCAATTACGAGGTTGCCGCCAAACGCACTCGTAATATGATTCGCAGCTTAGAACCGGACATCCGGGACACTTACAATCGGATCATCAATGAACAAGAGAAGCGAGGCTTCATAGAACGGGTACCGATCGATGACGTTACTGTCGGAAATTACATTCCGCATCACGCTGTAAAGAAGGATTCTCTGACAACACCCTTACGCGTAGTCTATGACTGTAGTTGTCAGGCTGACCACCAATCACCGAGCTTGAATCAGTGTATGGAGGCGGGACCACATATGCTAAATGATCTCGTCAGCATCTTGCTTTGTTTTCGATTGAACAGAACAGCCATAAGTAGCGATATAGAAAAGGCATTTCTGCACGTGGGACTTGATGCCGCTGACAGACAGTATACAAAGTTTTTATGGCTGTCTGATCCCGCAGACTCAGAAAGCGATCTCATTACGTATCAGTTCAAGTCAGTCTTATTTGGTGCTACCTGTTCACCGTTCATTCTGAATGCTGTAATCAGAACTCATTTGGACACATTCGATTCGGACACTGCAAACGCAATCAAGGAAGATATTTACGTCGATAATGTTTTGAGCAGTATCAACGGTGATGCGACTAGTTATCTCATTGAAGTGAACGATATAATGGAACAAGGCGGTTTCAACTTACGTGCGATATCAACGAACGAGGCGACACTACGGACAATCGCTGAACGCAAAGGAACGTTCCATCCAGAAATGACCACAAACCTGTCGGCATGAAATGGAATACGGTTACTGACGAAATTGGCTATAAGGACAAGGATACAAAGCTTACAGATCAGAGTGACTGTGATACTTCAGAGCTACACACAAAACGCGAGGTCGTCAAACGCGTCGCTTCATTGTACGACCCACTAGGATACGTATCACCTGTCCACATCAGAGCGAAGATGCTTATCCAAGAAATCTGGAAATCAAATCTAGACTGGGATGAGTCTCTCCCACAAGAAATCGTTACTAATTGGCGAGAAATTAGAAACGACCTTGATCATGTGACTGACACTGTGTTGGCTAGACGATATTTTCCAGATTGCAATTCGGACAATAACGACTACGAACTCCACTGTTTCGCAGATGCCAGTATGAAAGGATATGGTTGCGCTACATATCTGGTCCATGATTCGAAATCATCACTCGTAATGGCGAAAAACAGGGTTGCTCCGATCAAAGAAATTACTCTGCCCAAACTGGAATTGATGGCAGCTGTAATCGGAGCAAGACTGACCAAGTTTGTACACACTGCACTGGCTAGCAGAATCAACATAACTAAATCTGTTCTATGGCTAGACAGTCAAATCGTGCTACACTGGCTTAGAAGTGACAAAACACTACCACGCTTCATCAGAAACCGAGTTAACGAAATTCGCACAACAATACCGAATGCTACTTTCAAATACTGCCCGACGCGGGACAACCCAGCTGACGTCCTCACCCGGGGTATTAACTCAAAGCAACTAAAGGAATCACAGCTATGGTGGAACGGACCGTACTGGTTGAAAACCGGTGACTGGCCAGTATCAAGGCTAATCACAGACACAGACGCGAACGAACAGGAAACCGCTATGGTAGTAAAGGCAAACCCTACAAACCACGCGAACGCAGACAAAATGCACACGGGAATTACCAAGATTATTGATGTTAATTGTTACAGTTCTCTAACTCGACTGCGTAGGATAACAGCATTAGTTCTACGTTTTGTCGGAAATCTGCGGAATCCTAACAATCGGGTAACCGGTGAAATAACCGCTAGAGAGATCAAAGCCGCAGAGAAACTTTGGATCATCGGCGTCCAATCAGAGTGCTACGCAGATGAACTCAGACTGCTCAAATCAAAACGAGAGAAAACACGGACAACTCGTCAAACAGTTGAAACTCTTTCTAGACGAAGATCACATTGTCCGCTGTGGAGGTCGTCTTCACAACTCGCCGCTGACGGAAACAGCAAAATTTCCAGCATTGATACCGAAGTACCATCACTTCACGCGCCTCATCGTGTTGTATCATCATCGTCGTTCCAAGCACATCGGCTTACAAGGAACAGTCACAACACTACGCCAATACTATTGGATACCAAGTATTCGCATTGTTGTGAAATCAGTCACACGTCATTGTGTCACTTGCAAATTCGTAATCGGACAATCATATCAGGCACCTATAAGGCCACCACTACCCAAGATGAGAGTTACCGATCACCCAGCATTTACCGTAACAGGTGTCGATTTTACAGGGGAACTCTACGTTAAATCGGAAATCAGCAAGGAAACCAAACGCTATGTTTGTTTATTCACCTGCGCTACGACACGTGGTGTACACTTAGAATTAGTGGAAAACATGAGTACTGGTGCATTTCTACGAGCATTTCGTCGCTTCGCTGCCCGACGCTCATTACCACATCGCATGTTGAGTGACAACGCATCAACATATCATGCAGCAGCGAAGGAAATTCACGAAATCATGAACTCTCCATCTGTAAGGGGATTTCTCGCGAACCACCTCGTCCAATGGGACTTCATACCGAAGCGATCCCCTGGTTCGGGGGGTTCTGGGAACGGTTGATTGGCATTACAAAATTATGCCTGAAGAAAGTACTGCGACGAGCTTTCATATACGAAGATGAGCTGAGAACACTACTCACAGAGATCGAAGCAGTAATTAACGATCGGCCACTGACTTACGTGTACGGCGACTGCAACGAACCGCTACCTCTAACTCCGTCGCAACTCATCGTCGGCCGAACAATTACCACTTTACCGTACGACGACATCAACGTCGACGAACTACGCGATCCAAACTACATGTCGCAAACCGTCTTGGAGAAGAGATCTCATCGTCTTTCAAGACTTTTAGAGCAATTTCACGCTCGTTGGAGCAACGAATACTTGACTGCACTGAAGGAAAGAGACTTTAATTGCGTGAGGGGCTCCACTACGAATGAAATTAAAGTCGGAGACGTCGTACTCATACACGACAGTCTGAAGAAACGTGCGCAATGGAAACTAGCCATTGTACAGAAACTGAACGCTGGCAACGACGGGTTAGTTCGCTCAGCTGAAATTAAAACGGCAAATGGACCTAGCAACCGACCTATCACCAAATTACATCCCCTTGAAATAAACACTGGCGATGTCAACGGAACCAGCCCATCAACAGACGATTGCGCTACAACTAATCACATCCGACGCTCATCCAGACGAGCAACAAAGGAGGCTATGAGACGAATCAAGGAGTGGAATAGAGTAATTGCCACGGATGAACAATGACAATTAACGTCGTATTGAGTTTCATGTGTTAACTTTATCAGAACTTTGACGGACAGTTCTCGTGCAAAGAAATAGTTATGCTTGCAACTTTTCATGTTTCAATAGTTCAttgaatttcatatttgttgagTTAAGTAAACTGATATTTCGCGGGCCGGAGTAAATGTCGGGAACGAACTCTGAGCACAGTAAAAGTATCAAACTATCTGTCAATCATTACGTTAGTATTCACCTCCGGTCACGTGACTAAGAGTTATTAGATTTTAGAACTTTCTAGTGTTCATGGCGTGCAGACGTGCGTTGTCTTGCAGCGCCTCGTTGTACTTGCACTGAAACCAGTCAATAAAGCTCACGTTCAAGTTCAACCAGGTTTACGTCTTCCCTCTCTATCCATCTCACGAACCTAATCAACCACAGCATtgtaacctcagaaaatgtgttgcacacattattagactctaattgagttgatgaagaaataaagccggtgggcttagatccactttgaccactttgaccttcacgtttcttttcaatttgaaacaatctgacattaaatggccgtctttcttgcaataattacaagaaagtgtaccgaactgtttgtcagaaggagattgagacttgggatctgatgatgtgggagtgttacttgaattttgtgaactgttttcattgatttcctactctcctttgaaaaattcttggatgaaaaggaggagttaaatttacctgcattgtttctgtaggaaaaggactgggatggtttgctgagaaatgaagatttgtgggtcaatgaataatcatcggccaaacgtgcagcaacctccaatgtatctgcctttgttcattgataaacgtcttgatgtcactccggatgcacctttaaattcttcaatcaaaacaagttgtcgtaatttgtcataattctgactgaccttttcagaagagcaccaacggtcaaacagttgttcttttgttcgagcaaattcaacataagtttgatccttcaccttctcacaatccctaaatttctgacggtaagcttcaggcaccaactcatagcccttgagaattaattccttcacagaatcataatctgaagcctgctctactgacaactgaatgtaaatttctctggctttacccccaaagcactctgcaaaagc
Encoded here:
- the LOC139123338 gene encoding uncharacterized protein translates to MKALVVPKIAAPLQNQLSRKLGELTHLRGLKLAHPLSDCPSFVVDILIGADFYWDFVGDKIIRGPPTAVSSKLGYLLSGPVPGRVHGRRSDSTFLLLDSSDEQQSLQRFWTLETLGITDDPQSVKNELTFENYRDSCITREGDRYSAKLPWKQDHAPLPTNYEVAAKRTRNMIRSLEPDIRDTYNRIINEQEKRGFIERVPIDDVTVGNYIPHHAVKKDSLTTPLRVVYDCSCQADHQSPSLNQCMEAGPHMLNDLVSILLCFRLNRTAISSDIEKAFLHVGLDAADRQYTKFLWLSDPADSESDLITYQFKSVLFGATCSPFILNAVIRTHLDTFDSDTANAIKEDIYVDNVLSSINGDATSYLIEVNDIMEQGGFNLRAISTNEATLRTIAERKGTFHPEMTTNLSA
- the LOC139123340 gene encoding uncharacterized protein; its protein translation is MGLHTEAIPWFGGFWERLIGITKLCLKKVLRRAFIYEDELRTLLTEIEAVINDRPLTYVYGDCNEPLPLTPSQLIVGRTITTLPYDDINVDELRDPNYMSQTVLEKRSHRLSRLLEQFHARWSNEYLTALKERDFNCVRGSTTNEIKVGDVVLIHDSLKKRAQWKLAIVQKLNAGNDGLVRSAEIKTANGPSNRPITKLHPLEINTGDVNGTSPSTDDCATTNHIRRSSRRATKEAMRRIKEWNRVIATDEQ
- the LOC139123339 gene encoding uncharacterized protein encodes the protein MKWNTVTDEIGYKDKDTKLTDQSDCDTSELHTKREVVKRVASLYDPLGYVSPVHIRAKMLIQEIWKSNLDWDESLPQEIVTNWREIRNDLDHVTDTVLARRYFPDCNSDNNDYELHCFADASMKGYGCATYLVHDSKSSLVMAKNRVAPIKEITLPKLELMAAVIGARLTKFVHTALASRINITKSVLWLDSQIVLHWLRSDKTLPRFIRNRVNEIRTTIPNATFKYCPTRDNPADVLTRGINSKQLKESQLWWNGPYWLKTGDWPVSRLITDTDANEQETAMVVKANPTNHANADKMHTGITKIIDVNCYSSLTRLRRITALVLRFVGNLRNPNNRVTGEITAREIKAAEKLWIIGVQSECYADELRLLKSKREKTRTTRQTVETLSRRRSHCPLWRSSSQLAADGNSKISSIDTEVPSLHAPHRVVSSSSFQAHRLTRNSHNTTPILLDTKYSHCCEISHTSLCHLQIRNRTIISGTYKATTTQDESYRSPSIYRNRCRFYRGTLR